The proteins below come from a single Cognatishimia sp. WU-CL00825 genomic window:
- a CDS encoding FliI/YscN family ATPase, with amino-acid sequence MSKVFLELKSKISSLESTTITGRVQSVVGMSLTAAGLQRAVGIGQRCMVRGIKGPVLAEVVGANDDGLKLLPFGTWEGVAVGDPVELVQHEEGISPDDSWIGTVVDGLGRPLSDAPNFKRGRSRSSGRNGPPPAFGRKRVGQKLETSIKCIDVFTPICQGQRMGVFAGSGVGKSTLMAMLARNTNADVIVIGLVGERGREVQEFIQEDLGPEGMARSVVVVATGDEAPLLRRQAALTATTVAEHFRTAGRQVLLLLDSVTRFAMAQREIGLSSGEPPTTKGYPPTVFSEMPHLLERAGPGRDGEGDITAIYTVLVDGDDMNEPIADAIRGIVDGHLVLDRNIAEQNRYPAINIQKSISRMLPACHSPEEYTIMHEARKALAKYADMEDLIRVGAYKPGTDPEIDAAAQFYKVANDFLAQRKAEKLPSDQSFAELFRMLLEAGIEVPLDLGTPA; translated from the coding sequence GTGTCCAAGGTTTTTTTGGAACTTAAAAGCAAGATTTCCTCTTTGGAAAGCACAACAATAACCGGTCGCGTGCAATCGGTTGTGGGCATGTCGCTGACGGCGGCGGGGCTGCAACGGGCCGTGGGTATTGGGCAGCGCTGTATGGTGCGGGGCATCAAAGGGCCGGTTTTGGCCGAGGTGGTCGGTGCCAATGATGACGGGCTTAAACTGCTGCCTTTTGGCACTTGGGAAGGTGTAGCGGTTGGCGATCCGGTAGAGCTGGTGCAGCATGAGGAAGGCATTTCGCCGGATGACAGCTGGATTGGCACTGTGGTTGATGGGCTAGGCCGCCCGCTGTCTGATGCGCCAAATTTCAAACGTGGGCGCAGCCGCTCTTCGGGGCGCAATGGCCCGCCGCCCGCCTTTGGGCGCAAGCGTGTTGGACAAAAGCTAGAGACCAGCATCAAATGCATCGATGTGTTTACCCCGATTTGTCAGGGGCAGCGCATGGGGGTTTTTGCGGGCTCTGGGGTGGGGAAATCCACACTGATGGCGATGCTGGCGCGCAACACAAATGCCGATGTGATTGTGATTGGTCTGGTGGGGGAACGTGGCCGCGAAGTACAGGAATTCATTCAAGAAGATCTGGGGCCTGAAGGCATGGCGCGATCCGTTGTTGTGGTGGCAACCGGGGATGAAGCGCCGCTTTTGCGCCGCCAAGCTGCGCTGACAGCGACCACGGTTGCCGAACATTTTCGCACCGCCGGGCGACAGGTTTTGTTGCTGCTGGACAGCGTGACCCGCTTTGCCATGGCGCAGCGTGAAATCGGATTATCAAGCGGCGAGCCGCCCACCACCAAGGGCTATCCGCCGACGGTGTTTTCTGAAATGCCCCATCTGTTGGAACGGGCTGGGCCGGGGCGGGATGGTGAAGGCGATATCACCGCGATTTACACGGTTTTGGTGGATGGCGATGATATGAACGAGCCAATTGCCGACGCCATTCGCGGCATTGTGGATGGGCATTTGGTGCTGGATCGTAATATTGCCGAGCAAAACCGTTATCCGGCGATTAATATTCAGAAATCTATTTCCCGGATGCTGCCTGCCTGCCATTCGCCTGAAGAATACACCATCATGCATGAGGCCCGCAAAGCGCTGGCGAAATATGCGGATATGGAGGATTTGATAAGGGTTGGGGCTTATAAACCCGGCACAGACCCGGAAATTGACGCCGCCGCGCAGTTTTACAAAGTGGCCAATGATTTTCTGGCACAGCGCAAGGCGGAAAAATTGCCATCCGATCAAAGCTTTGCCGAGTTGTTTCGCATGCTGCTGGAAGCAGGGATCGAAGTGCCGCTTGATCTTGGCACCCCGGCGTAA
- a CDS encoding flagellar basal body protein: MNLDTPNLFQLASDRLKWLSDKQKVVSENIANADTAGYRAREVEGFESYLRAAEAAGTSLDAQVQESATSWGSDISGNNVILEEQILEATDTAGQYRIAANLYRKAHDMMRMVSGG; the protein is encoded by the coding sequence ATGAATTTGGATACACCTAATCTGTTTCAACTCGCGTCTGATCGTCTCAAGTGGCTGTCTGACAAACAGAAGGTTGTGTCTGAAAACATCGCGAATGCCGATACCGCCGGGTACCGGGCACGCGAAGTCGAGGGATTTGAAAGCTATTTACGGGCCGCCGAGGCCGCGGGTACCTCTTTGGATGCCCAAGTGCAGGAATCTGCCACCAGTTGGGGTTCCGATATTTCCGGCAATAACGTGATCTTGGAAGAACAGATTCTAGAGGCCACCGACACCGCAGGACAATACCGGATCGCGGCCAACCTTTATCGCAAAGCGCATGACATGATGCGCATGGTTTCAGGAGGGTAA
- the flgC gene encoding flagellar basal body rod protein FlgC has protein sequence MDSFKAITSIASSGLRAQSERMRVVSENVANAASTANEPGGDPYRRKVISFSELISDGSGNSQVEVADISRDMTDFTVRYEPAHPAADNNGYVKLPNVNPLIEMSNMREASRSYEANMTMLENARSMRNRLIDLIE, from the coding sequence ATGGATTCCTTCAAAGCGATTACCAGCATTGCCTCTAGCGGCCTGCGCGCTCAAAGCGAACGTATGCGGGTTGTGTCAGAAAACGTTGCCAATGCCGCCTCGACAGCCAATGAACCGGGCGGGGACCCGTATCGCCGCAAGGTCATTTCCTTTAGCGAACTCATTTCTGATGGGTCCGGCAATTCACAGGTCGAAGTGGCCGACATTTCCCGTGACATGACAGACTTTACCGTGCGCTACGAACCAGCGCACCCCGCCGCCGATAACAATGGTTATGTTAAGTTGCCAAACGTAAACCCGCTGATCGAAATGTCCAACATGCGCGAAGCCTCGCGGTCATACGAGGCGAATATGACCATGTTGGAAAACGCGCGCTCCATGCGTAACCGTTTGATAGATTTGATAGAATAG